One Halalkalicoccus sp. NIPERK01 DNA segment encodes these proteins:
- a CDS encoding NusA-like transcription termination signal-binding factor, which translates to MARTLSDDARRYIAAFEDETGATATDCVIDGDRLVFVVGVGEMGRAIGPGGKTVHRLEERLGKDVDLVEDADTPEAFVANALAPAAVYHVTISENDTLVAYAEVAEGDRGVAIGSEGRNIETARTLAKRHFDLDDIQLT; encoded by the coding sequence ATGGCCCGGACCCTCTCGGACGACGCGCGCCGGTACATCGCCGCCTTCGAGGACGAAACCGGCGCGACCGCGACCGACTGCGTGATCGACGGGGATCGGCTGGTGTTCGTCGTGGGCGTCGGCGAGATGGGTCGGGCGATCGGCCCCGGCGGGAAGACCGTCCACCGGCTCGAAGAGCGGTTGGGCAAGGACGTCGATCTCGTTGAGGACGCCGACACCCCCGAGGCGTTCGTCGCCAACGCGCTCGCGCCGGCGGCGGTCTATCACGTCACGATCAGCGAGAACGACACCCTCGTGGCGTACGCCGAGGTCGCCGAGGGAGACCGCGGCGTCGCGATCGGTTCGGAGGGACGGAACATCGAGACCGCCCGCACGCTGGCGAAACGGCACTTCGACCTCGACGACATCCAGTTGACCTGA
- a CDS encoding phosphatase PAP2 family protein, whose translation MELITLLLLVTGVVLAMTMLTSVVVIGLDSISDARAELRYQIRESGPYIVGLGVIYMLNKLAHELSEPLAAVIGVNITDTLVALEGGFVGQLQALFPAEAVWYFSFVYVFGFAFLLIFPIIAYLLLPTQRYLKELLVAYIINYSAGTVFYTLFIAYGPRRALPDVVAQPMFERFPEIMTLTAAINTSSNVFPSLHASLAITVMLLAWRTREHYPRWLWVCAVFVVSIVISTMYLGIHWLIDVLAGVVLAFASVYLARRFVTWAESKDLPDPRARIEAETQD comes from the coding sequence ATGGAGCTGATCACCCTCCTCTTGCTCGTGACGGGCGTGGTACTCGCCATGACGATGCTGACGAGCGTGGTCGTGATCGGGCTGGACTCGATCAGTGACGCTCGCGCCGAACTTCGGTACCAGATCCGTGAATCGGGACCGTACATCGTCGGGCTGGGCGTGATCTACATGCTGAACAAGCTCGCGCACGAACTGAGCGAGCCGCTCGCGGCGGTGATCGGCGTCAACATCACGGACACGCTGGTCGCGCTCGAGGGAGGGTTCGTCGGTCAGCTACAGGCGCTGTTCCCGGCGGAGGCAGTCTGGTACTTCTCGTTCGTCTACGTGTTCGGCTTCGCGTTCCTGTTGATCTTCCCGATCATCGCGTACCTGCTGTTGCCGACACAGCGGTACCTGAAGGAGCTGCTGGTCGCCTACATCATCAACTACAGCGCCGGCACCGTCTTCTACACGCTCTTCATCGCCTACGGACCGCGCAGGGCGCTGCCGGACGTCGTCGCCCAGCCGATGTTCGAGCGGTTCCCCGAGATCATGACGCTGACGGCGGCGATCAACACGAGTTCGAACGTCTTCCCGTCGCTGCACGCCTCGCTCGCGATCACCGTCATGCTGCTCGCGTGGCGAACCCGCGAGCACTACCCCCGCTGGCTGTGGGTCTGTGCGGTGTTCGTCGTGAGCATCGTCATCTCGACGATGTACCTCGGCATCCACTGGCTGATCGACGTCCTCGCCGGCGTCGTCCTCGCGTTCGCGAGCGTCTACCTCGCCCGGCGGTTCGTCACGTGGGCCGAGAGCAAGGACCTCCCCGACCCCCGAGCGCGTATCGAGGCCGAGACCCAGGACTGA
- a CDS encoding 30S ribosomal protein S7 produces MSETEAPEPDQPAGSDDVDTDALLFGRWEIGEIEYADPSTKRYITVTPIAHTMGRHAGKQFQKSEVSIVERLINRLMQTEENTGKKQQALGIVRDAFETVHERTEENPIQVLVHAVENAGPREETVRLKYGGISVPKAVDVGPQRRVDQALKFIAEGAYNASFKTSTDASEALAQQLIGAADYDVQTYAINQKEEKERVAAAAR; encoded by the coding sequence ATGTCCGAAACCGAAGCCCCCGAGCCGGACCAGCCGGCCGGTTCCGACGACGTCGACACCGACGCGCTGCTCTTTGGCCGCTGGGAGATCGGCGAGATCGAGTACGCCGACCCGAGCACCAAACGCTACATCACAGTGACGCCCATCGCGCACACGATGGGACGGCACGCCGGCAAGCAGTTCCAGAAGAGCGAGGTCAGCATCGTCGAGCGGTTGATCAACCGCCTGATGCAGACCGAGGAGAACACCGGCAAGAAGCAGCAGGCGCTCGGAATCGTCCGCGACGCCTTCGAGACGGTCCACGAGCGCACCGAGGAGAACCCGATCCAGGTGCTCGTCCACGCCGTCGAGAACGCCGGCCCGCGCGAGGAGACCGTCCGCCTGAAGTACGGCGGCATCTCCGTCCCGAAGGCGGTCGACGTCGGCCCCCAGCGCCGCGTCGATCAGGCGCTGAAGTTCATCGCCGAGGGCGCGTACAACGCCTCCTTCAAGACCTCCACCGACGCGAGCGAGGCGCTCGCCCAGCAGTTGATCGGCGCGGCGGACTACGACGTCCAGACGTACGCCATCAACCAGAAAGAGGAGAAAGAACGCGTCGCCGCCGCCGCCCGCTAG
- a CDS encoding DUF6541 family protein: MAGEYGEREERESSTLTVGALLDDERVWLAVSLLAGSVVVASYYLTHPYPAYATALFPHMAELLIENGYRRPETIPLYTADGVPFAYPPLMFYVMAVLIDLGVDPFRLVRLLPGVAIVLALIPYFYLAREFLPVRQAGFATVMLAVVPQIVRWNISGGGTVRGPAVLFLLAGLYVGVRLFKTGDRRWILPGALLYGLTMLTHPVQMAYFGLSYLVLFAVFDPSIRGLVNGAAVAVGGAIVGAPWWLYVSLTYGYETILNASATHGGLFSSELQDVLADVLLFHSSSFPSELLTGSLVLAGAVYALSKRRYALPAWFVVTAVVITQPRFAYIPGAMLMGMAVAGAVVPWLAEVATGRGDRGESSPGADADGGRETVAAVALVALVVTTTWFGALYVAGDPPGEDRNAMSSYVDGDDIEAMEWVRSETPADAQFVVLGDAAEWFPYVAERTGLTVWWGVEWTTPEQYEHQRALHGDLTACDDEACITATLEEYDLDPDYVYVPNGEYTAGSGVQTQDEAMRESMIESDRYELVYENDGAMVYRVTD; this comes from the coding sequence ATGGCCGGAGAGTACGGCGAGCGCGAGGAACGGGAGTCGTCGACGCTCACGGTCGGCGCGCTGCTCGACGACGAGCGGGTCTGGCTCGCGGTCTCGCTGCTGGCGGGGAGCGTCGTCGTCGCGAGCTACTACCTGACCCACCCGTACCCCGCGTACGCGACGGCGCTGTTCCCCCACATGGCCGAACTCCTCATCGAGAACGGCTATCGCAGGCCCGAGACGATCCCCCTCTACACCGCCGACGGGGTGCCCTTCGCCTACCCGCCGCTCATGTTCTACGTCATGGCGGTCCTGATCGACCTCGGTGTCGATCCCTTCCGGCTCGTCAGACTGCTCCCGGGGGTCGCGATCGTGCTCGCGTTGATCCCCTATTTCTATCTGGCCCGGGAGTTCCTCCCGGTCCGGCAGGCGGGGTTCGCGACCGTCATGCTCGCGGTCGTCCCACAGATCGTCCGGTGGAACATCTCCGGCGGCGGGACGGTGAGGGGGCCGGCCGTCCTGTTCCTGCTCGCCGGCCTCTACGTCGGCGTGCGGCTGTTCAAGACCGGCGACCGGCGCTGGATCCTCCCCGGCGCACTCCTCTACGGGCTGACGATGCTGACCCATCCGGTCCAGATGGCGTACTTCGGGCTGTCGTACCTGGTGCTGTTCGCCGTCTTCGACCCCTCGATTCGCGGGCTGGTGAACGGCGCGGCCGTCGCCGTCGGCGGGGCGATCGTCGGCGCGCCGTGGTGGCTCTACGTGTCGCTGACCTACGGCTACGAGACCATCCTCAACGCCTCCGCGACCCACGGCGGGCTCTTCAGCTCCGAGCTACAGGACGTCCTCGCCGACGTGTTGCTCTTTCACAGTTCGAGTTTCCCCTCTGAACTGCTCACCGGCTCGCTCGTCCTCGCGGGCGCGGTCTACGCCCTCTCGAAGCGCCGGTACGCGCTGCCGGCGTGGTTCGTCGTCACGGCCGTCGTGATCACTCAGCCCCGCTTCGCGTACATCCCCGGCGCGATGCTCATGGGGATGGCGGTCGCCGGCGCGGTCGTCCCGTGGCTGGCCGAGGTCGCCACCGGCCGGGGCGACCGGGGCGAGTCGTCGCCGGGAGCCGACGCCGATGGCGGCCGCGAGACCGTCGCGGCCGTGGCGCTCGTCGCGCTCGTGGTGACGACGACCTGGTTCGGCGCGCTGTACGTCGCCGGCGACCCCCCGGGCGAGGACAGAAACGCCATGTCGTCGTACGTCGACGGCGACGACATCGAGGCGATGGAGTGGGTCAGAAGCGAGACGCCGGCGGACGCGCAGTTCGTCGTCCTCGGCGACGCCGCCGAGTGGTTCCCCTACGTCGCAGAGCGCACGGGCCTCACCGTGTGGTGGGGCGTCGAGTGGACCACGCCCGAGCAGTACGAACACCAGCGGGCGCTTCACGGCGATCTGACCGCCTGTGACGACGAGGCCTGCATCACCGCCACCCTTGAGGAGTACGACCTCGATCCCGACTACGTCTACGTTCCCAACGGCGAGTACACCGCGGGATCGGGCGTCCAGACGCAGGACGAGGCGATGCGCGAGTCGATGATCGAGAGCGATCGCTACGAACTCGTCTACGAGAACGACGGCGCGATGGTCTATCGGGTGACGGACTGA
- a CDS encoding 30S ribosomal protein S12, whose protein sequence is MGNGKYAARKLKRDRQNHRWSDSEYARRERGLRKKSDPLEGAPQGRGIVLEKVGIEAKQPNSAIRKCVRVQLIKNGKQVTAFCPGDGAISFIDEHDEVTIAGIGGAKGRAMGDLSGVNYKVDKVNGVSLLELVRGNAEKPVR, encoded by the coding sequence ATGGGAAACGGCAAGTACGCGGCGCGTAAACTCAAGCGCGACCGCCAGAACCACCGGTGGTCGGACTCGGAGTACGCCCGCCGGGAGCGTGGCCTCCGAAAGAAATCCGACCCCCTCGAGGGCGCCCCGCAGGGCCGGGGCATCGTCCTCGAGAAGGTGGGAATCGAGGCGAAACAGCCCAACTCCGCGATCCGAAAGTGCGTGCGGGTACAGCTGATCAAGAACGGCAAGCAGGTCACCGCCTTCTGTCCCGGCGACGGCGCGATCAGCTTCATCGACGAACACGACGAGGTGACCATCGCGGGGATCGGCGGCGCGAAGGGTCGTGCGATGGGCGACCTCTCGGGCGTGAACTACAAGGTCGACAAGGTGAACGGCGTCAGCCTGCTCGAACTCGTTCGAGGAAACGCCGAGAAACCGGTGCGATAA
- a CDS encoding NAD(P)/FAD-dependent oxidoreductase, with protein sequence MTRTDADTVGIVGGGIAGLAAAYRLQKRGHDVQVFEASDALGGLAATYETAGDPIEQFYHHLSKSEHTIVELASELGLGTEIEWLVGKNAYYVDGEVHPLDTPLEILTYPHMSLYDKVRLAALTKEIDLRGGIPRFDTYEDIEDYEEVPVKEFLLEHTTRGIYENFFEPLLDAKFGDRKEEVSAAWLLGRVKFRGERDLRRGEILGYFDGGFARLIDALIEAVGRENITTGARVSDVELSGGRADRLVVEREGNKERHDVDSVVVAAMPNVLEELTGYQCDIEFQGTVCSVLSLEESLMDTYWLNIADEAPFGALLEHTNFVPRERYGGEHLLYAASYIQSPEEDLWRMDDEEVEETWLSGIESLFPDFDRDSVNWIRTARNPRSAPVYERGYLDMVVPYDLSPSVGEGVYYAGMASRAQYPERSLNGAIEAGYACADLIEEGSVARQPIAGRTE encoded by the coding sequence ATGACACGGACTGACGCGGATACCGTCGGGATCGTCGGCGGAGGAATCGCCGGACTGGCCGCCGCCTATCGGTTACAGAAGCGGGGCCACGACGTACAGGTCTTCGAGGCGAGCGACGCGCTGGGGGGATTGGCCGCGACCTACGAGACGGCGGGCGACCCCATCGAGCAGTTCTACCACCACCTCTCGAAGTCCGAACACACCATCGTCGAACTCGCCTCGGAACTCGGCCTCGGGACCGAGATCGAGTGGCTCGTCGGGAAGAACGCCTACTACGTCGACGGCGAGGTCCACCCGCTGGACACGCCGCTCGAGATTCTGACCTACCCCCACATGAGCCTCTACGACAAGGTCCGGCTGGCCGCGCTCACCAAGGAGATCGACCTCCGAGGCGGGATTCCGCGATTCGACACCTACGAGGACATCGAGGACTACGAGGAGGTCCCAGTAAAGGAGTTCCTGCTCGAACACACCACCCGCGGGATCTACGAGAACTTCTTCGAGCCGCTTCTGGACGCGAAGTTCGGCGATCGAAAGGAGGAGGTCAGCGCGGCGTGGCTGCTCGGCCGGGTGAAGTTCCGCGGCGAGCGCGACCTCCGCCGGGGCGAGATCCTCGGCTACTTCGACGGCGGGTTCGCCCGGCTGATCGACGCGTTGATCGAGGCGGTCGGACGGGAGAACATCACGACGGGCGCGCGCGTGAGCGACGTCGAGCTCTCGGGCGGGCGGGCGGATCGGCTCGTCGTCGAGCGCGAGGGGAACAAGGAGCGCCACGACGTCGACAGCGTCGTCGTCGCCGCGATGCCGAACGTCTTAGAGGAGCTGACGGGTTATCAGTGTGACATCGAGTTCCAGGGGACGGTCTGTTCGGTGCTGAGCCTCGAGGAGTCGCTCATGGACACCTACTGGCTCAACATCGCCGACGAGGCGCCCTTCGGCGCGCTGCTCGAACACACGAACTTCGTCCCGCGCGAGCGCTACGGCGGCGAACACCTGCTGTACGCCGCGAGCTACATCCAGAGCCCCGAGGAGGATCTCTGGCGGATGGACGACGAGGAGGTCGAGGAGACGTGGCTCTCGGGCATCGAGTCGCTGTTCCCCGACTTCGATCGCGACAGTGTGAACTGGATCCGGACGGCCAGAAACCCCCGGAGCGCGCCGGTCTACGAGCGGGGCTACCTCGACATGGTCGTTCCCTACGACCTCTCTCCCTCGGTTGGCGAGGGCGTCTACTACGCGGGGATGGCGAGTCGCGCACAGTACCCCGAGCGCAGTCTGAACGGCGCGATCGAGGCCGGGTACGCGTGTGCTGACCTGATCGAGGAGGGGAGCGTCGCCCGCCAGCCCATCGCGGGGCGCACCGAATAG
- a CDS encoding NAD-dependent epimerase/dehydratase family protein: MELAGKRLLVTGGAGTIGSHLAERLLDANDVIVADDLSNGRREWVPDSAEFVERDLTDPEGVEAALTGDVDAVIHLAAAKLVDTDSPRKQFEDNTAMTYNLLERAREVGVDRFAFTSSSTVYGEAPSPTPEDYAPLEPISVYGASKLADEHLLSVYAHTHGMRVWNFRFANIVGSRLRGAVVPDFIEKLREDPDTLTILGDGRQEKSYMHVEDCLDAMEHVIRNADAPLNTYNVGTRTTTSVTRIADVVSEEMGLDPDYEYTGGERGWTGDIPRMRLSVEKLAALGWTPENSSDDAVRRATRELVEEI, translated from the coding sequence ATGGAGCTTGCAGGCAAGCGACTGCTCGTCACCGGCGGCGCGGGAACCATCGGCTCACACCTCGCGGAGCGACTGCTCGACGCCAACGACGTGATCGTCGCGGACGACCTCTCGAACGGACGACGCGAGTGGGTGCCCGATAGCGCCGAGTTCGTCGAACGCGACCTCACCGACCCCGAGGGGGTCGAGGCGGCGCTCACCGGGGACGTCGACGCCGTGATCCACCTCGCGGCCGCCAAACTCGTCGACACCGACTCGCCCCGAAAGCAGTTCGAGGACAACACCGCGATGACCTACAACCTCCTCGAACGCGCCCGCGAGGTCGGTGTCGACCGCTTCGCGTTCACCTCGTCGTCGACGGTGTACGGGGAAGCGCCCTCGCCGACGCCCGAGGACTACGCGCCCCTCGAACCGATCAGCGTCTACGGCGCGTCGAAACTCGCGGACGAACATCTGCTCTCGGTCTACGCCCACACCCACGGAATGCGGGTCTGGAACTTCCGCTTCGCGAACATCGTCGGCTCCCGCCTGCGGGGCGCGGTCGTCCCCGACTTCATCGAGAAGCTCCGCGAGGATCCCGATACCCTGACGATCCTCGGGGACGGCCGCCAGGAGAAGTCGTACATGCACGTCGAGGACTGTCTCGACGCGATGGAACACGTCATCCGGAACGCGGACGCGCCGCTGAACACCTACAACGTCGGGACGCGGACGACCACCTCGGTGACGCGGATCGCGGACGTCGTGAGCGAGGAGATGGGGCTGGATCCCGACTACGAGTACACCGGCGGCGAGCGCGGCTGGACCGGCGACATCCCGCGGATGCGCCTCTCGGTCGAGAAACTCGCCGCGCTCGGCTGGACGCCCGAGAACTCGAGCGACGACGCGGTCAGGAGGGCGACCCGCGAACTGGTAGAAGAGATCTAG
- a CDS encoding flippase-like domain-containing protein yields MSRAVSVVLPAYNEEETIEGTVETTIRTLEGFLPAEDFEVIVAEDGCSDRTPEIASRLAEEDPRVRHFHGEERLGRGGAVEQAFRVSEGEVLVFFDTDLATDMRHLEELVESIRTEGYDVATGSRWMPGRKADRPLKRGGASRVFNGLVRLALPSDLRDHQCGFKAFDRETAFELFDAVEDDHWYWDTEVLVRAQNMGYRVKEFPVEWTSKGDSTVDFSRDVLDMGGGVGRMWWEYSVDPRITQRTTVAGGILFTLLLIVFGAQFFDIGEVLARMSEADPLLIALSALVYVVSLPLMGVRYRDILDELGFHEKVGFLTGAIFISQTGNVVFPARAGDPIRAYIVKARRNVPYPSGFASLAIERVFDLLMVTALAGTVFLGLAATGATSVGGLYADVVGSNVPGGGRATMIAAATVGLAAFAAIGVIVLSVRTDRNYVRAFGDRLGSGASAEFITEIAERFVGDVQLVAGNRRASARIAASSFAIWSIDVLAAIIVLLAFGVEVSWVTLVTVSFFAVSVGNLAKVLPLSPGGIGMYEGAFTVLVVALTPIGASVALGAAIVDHAIKNGVTVLGGAGSMLALNVSLTTAVEESREAREVAADSD; encoded by the coding sequence ATGAGCCGCGCCGTCAGCGTCGTCCTGCCGGCGTACAACGAGGAGGAGACGATCGAGGGGACCGTCGAGACCACGATCCGAACGCTAGAAGGGTTCCTGCCCGCCGAGGACTTCGAGGTCATCGTCGCGGAGGACGGCTGTTCGGATCGGACCCCCGAGATCGCGAGCCGGCTCGCCGAGGAAGACCCGCGGGTCAGACATTTCCACGGCGAGGAGCGTCTCGGGCGCGGCGGCGCGGTCGAACAGGCGTTTCGGGTCTCGGAGGGCGAGGTGCTGGTCTTCTTCGATACGGATCTGGCGACCGACATGCGCCATCTCGAGGAACTCGTCGAGAGCATCCGGACCGAGGGCTACGACGTGGCGACCGGCTCGCGGTGGATGCCCGGCCGAAAGGCGGACCGGCCGCTGAAACGCGGCGGCGCGAGCCGCGTGTTCAACGGGCTCGTCCGGCTGGCGCTTCCCTCCGACCTCAGGGACCACCAGTGTGGGTTCAAGGCGTTCGACCGCGAGACGGCCTTCGAGCTGTTCGACGCCGTCGAGGACGACCACTGGTACTGGGACACCGAGGTGCTCGTGCGCGCCCAAAACATGGGCTACCGCGTCAAGGAGTTCCCCGTCGAGTGGACGTCGAAGGGCGACTCGACGGTCGACTTCTCGCGCGACGTCCTCGACATGGGCGGCGGTGTCGGGCGGATGTGGTGGGAGTACTCGGTCGACCCGCGCATCACCCAGCGGACGACGGTCGCCGGCGGGATCCTGTTCACGCTGCTTCTGATCGTCTTCGGCGCGCAGTTCTTCGACATCGGTGAGGTGCTGGCCCGCATGAGCGAGGCCGACCCGCTGTTGATCGCGCTGTCGGCGCTGGTCTACGTGGTCTCGCTGCCGCTGATGGGGGTTCGCTACCGGGACATCCTCGACGAACTCGGCTTTCACGAGAAGGTCGGCTTCCTGACCGGCGCGATCTTCATCAGCCAGACGGGGAACGTGGTCTTTCCCGCCCGCGCGGGCGATCCCATTCGAGCGTACATCGTCAAGGCGCGGCGGAACGTCCCCTACCCGTCGGGCTTCGCCTCGCTGGCCATCGAGCGGGTGTTCGACCTGCTGATGGTCACCGCGCTCGCGGGGACGGTGTTCCTGGGACTGGCGGCCACCGGCGCGACGAGCGTCGGCGGACTGTACGCCGACGTCGTCGGCAGCAACGTCCCGGGGGGCGGACGGGCGACGATGATCGCCGCCGCCACGGTCGGGCTGGCCGCGTTCGCGGCGATCGGGGTGATCGTCCTGAGCGTCCGAACCGACCGCAACTACGTGCGGGCGTTCGGGGACCGTCTCGGGTCGGGCGCCTCCGCGGAGTTCATCACCGAGATCGCGGAACGGTTCGTCGGCGACGTCCAACTCGTGGCGGGCAACCGGCGGGCCTCGGCCCGGATCGCCGCGAGCAGTTTCGCCATCTGGAGCATCGACGTGCTCGCGGCGATCATCGTCCTGCTGGCGTTCGGGGTCGAGGTCTCGTGGGTGACGCTGGTGACGGTGAGTTTCTTCGCGGTCAGCGTCGGCAACCTCGCGAAGGTGCTTCCCCTCTCGCCCGGCGGCATCGGGATGTACGAGGGGGCCTTTACGGTGCTGGTCGTCGCGCTCACGCCCATCGGCGCGAGCGTCGCGCTGGGCGCGGCGATCGTCGATCACGCGATCAAGAACGGCGTCACGGTGCTGGGCGGTGCGGGCTCGATGCTCGCGCTCAACGTCTCGCTGACCACCGCCGTCGAGGAGAGCCGCGAGGCACGCGAGGTCGCGGCCGATTCGGATTAG
- the rpoA2 gene encoding DNA-directed RNA polymerase subunit A'', translated as MTEYDVSEDVEAVVEDTDLPRRLKDRVYETIEARDVSTEQADEIARAVESEYLDTRVDPLDPVGTVSAQSIGEPGTQMTMNTFHYAGVAEIDVTQGLPRLIELVDARKTPDTPMMTVYLDDEYATDREKAHEVVWNIEATRILALGDVSTNVADMNVQIDLNADTLEERLLTPEEVAGTIEDSLGVSTVQQGTAIQFGPEQPSYRDLLQLVEELREIVFKGIEEVSRVVVRKEDTGEGEEFVLYTEGSAFGDVLSIEGVDSSRTTCNNIHEIYRNLGVEAARETIINETMDTLREQGLDDVNVRHLMLVADIMTTRGTIESIGRHGISGNKDSVLARAAYEVTVNHLLDAAIHGEVDDLNGVIENVIVGKPIKLGTGDVDLRMGSIGSPTSSD; from the coding sequence ATGACTGAGTACGACGTGAGCGAGGACGTAGAGGCGGTCGTCGAGGACACGGACCTGCCCCGGCGGCTCAAAGACCGCGTCTACGAGACGATCGAGGCGCGCGACGTGAGCACCGAACAGGCCGACGAGATCGCCCGCGCGGTCGAGAGCGAGTACCTCGACACCCGCGTGGACCCGCTGGATCCCGTCGGGACCGTCTCGGCGCAGTCGATCGGCGAGCCCGGGACGCAGATGACGATGAACACGTTCCACTACGCGGGCGTCGCGGAGATCGACGTCACGCAGGGGCTTCCGCGGCTGATCGAACTGGTCGACGCCCGGAAGACGCCCGACACGCCGATGATGACGGTCTACCTCGACGACGAGTACGCGACCGACCGCGAGAAGGCCCACGAGGTGGTCTGGAACATCGAGGCGACGCGCATCCTCGCGCTGGGCGACGTCTCGACGAACGTCGCGGACATGAACGTCCAGATCGACCTGAACGCCGACACCTTAGAGGAGCGCCTCCTCACGCCCGAGGAGGTCGCCGGGACCATCGAGGACTCCCTCGGCGTGTCGACGGTCCAGCAGGGGACGGCGATCCAGTTCGGCCCCGAGCAGCCCAGCTACCGGGACCTCCTCCAGCTGGTCGAGGAGCTGCGCGAGATCGTCTTCAAGGGGATCGAGGAGGTCTCCCGGGTCGTCGTGCGAAAGGAGGACACCGGCGAGGGCGAGGAGTTCGTCCTCTACACCGAGGGGTCGGCCTTCGGCGACGTGCTCTCGATCGAGGGGGTCGACTCCTCGCGGACGACGTGTAACAACATCCACGAGATCTACCGCAACCTGGGCGTCGAGGCCGCCCGCGAGACCATCATCAACGAGACGATGGACACCCTGCGCGAGCAGGGCCTCGACGACGTGAACGTCCGCCACCTGATGCTCGTCGCGGACATCATGACGACACGTGGAACGATCGAGTCGATCGGGCGCCACGGGATCTCGGGCAACAAGGACAGCGTGCTCGCGCGCGCGGCATACGAAGTCACCGTGAACCACCTGCTCGACGCGGCGATCCACGGCGAGGTCGACGACCTCAACGGCGTGATCGAGAACGTCATCGTCGGCAAGCCGATCAAGCTCGGGACCGGCGACGTCGACCTGCGGATGGGGTCGATCGGGTCGCCGACCAGTTCGGATTAG